The Paenibacillus polymyxa M1 DNA segment TAGCACAACCGCATCATAGTCGGCAACCAACTGTTCAGTAGGGATATCCTTGCCAATTTCCGTATTCGTGATGAATTGAATACCTTCAGCCTCCAGCAAGTCTACACGACGCTGTACAACCTTCTTATCCAGCTTCATGGATGGGATTCCGTACATCAGCAACCCACCTACACGATCTGCACGCTCATATACAGTCACGCTGTGCCCTGCTTTGTTAAGCTGTGCTGCCGCAGCCAATCCCGCAGGACCCGAGCCAACAATCGCCACTCGTTTGCCTGTACGTTTTTCCGGCGGGTTAGGAACAACCCAGCCTTCCTCAAAACCTTTTTCGATAATCGCTTCCTCAATTGTCTTAATGGTAACAGACTGCCCGATAAGGCCAACAGTACATGAGCCTTCACATGGCGCAGGACAAACACGGCCCGTAAATTCGGGGAAGTTATTCGTTTTGTGCAGCCGGTCTAACGCTTCCTTCCACAAACCACGATATACGAGATTGTTCCATTCCGGAATAAGATTATGAACCGGGCAGCCTAAAGTTGCTCCCATGAGATCCATCCCCGTATGACAATAAGGAGTTCCGCAGTCCATACAACGCGCCCCTTGGGTACGCAGCTCTTCTTCAGACATATGCTCATGGAATTCTTCCCAATCCTTTATACGCTCTGCCGGGTCCCGGTCTGTAGGAAGTTGTCGTGTGTATTCCATAAATCCAGTTGGTGTAGACATGTTACGTTCCCCCATCTCTTCGCTTATGAACCCCGATCATCCATTCAGAATTCTAATCAAATTCGAACTTGTCTGTTTGTGTTATGAAAGGGTCTGTTCTCGTTGAATTTGATTTATTGTATCACAATACAGCGTAAAAGTAATGAAAACTTATGCAACTTTCTGCATCTACAGCCAAAAGGATTTTTTATATGGTTTATTAATTTTTCAAATGAGCTAGGTCGAGTTCATCTATTGTTATCCTGTTCTCTCGTAAACAACAAAACGGTAGTCATACAGGTTTTTGTCGTCCTTGATACCTGGCGTCTCACTGACTATAGTCCAGCCGCTCCAATCCAGCTCAGGAAACGTCGTATCACCTTCAAAGGTCTCCTCAATTCGAGTCACAATCAGCCGATCAGCATGTGGCCAAAACAGTGAATAAATCTCCGCTCCGCCAATGACCATTAGCTCTTCTTTCTGGGCAAGTTGGAGCCCTTCTTCCAGCGTATGGATTACTTCCGCACCTTCCGCCTGATAGCGCTCATCTCGAGTCAAAACGACGTTGCGGCGGTTTGGTAGGCTTTTCCCGCCAAAGGATTCCCACGTTTTGCGTCCCATGAGTACCGTTTTATTAATCGTCTGCTCTTTGAAGAAGGCCATGTCTCTGGGAAGGCGCCAAGGAAGACTGTTATCCCGGCCAATCACACCATTTTGTGCCATAGCCCATATCATCGAAATGCTCATCTTTCCACCTCCTCTAATCAGATGGCGACAGGCGCCTTGATCCCTGGGTGATGCTCGTAATTCTCAAAAACAAAATCCTCGTAAGTGTAATCAAAAATGGATTCCGGCTTGCGCAGGATTTTTAACTGTGGCAAGGGATAAGGATCACGCTCCAACTGCGTATGCACTTGTTGTATATGATTTGAATAAATATGCACATCGCCGCCTGACCAAATAAACTCTCCAGGCTCCAAACCGCACTGCTGTGCAACCATATGCGTCAGCAATGCATAACTAGCGATGTTGAACGGCAGTCCAAGGAATGTATCCACTGAACGCATCGTCAACATACAGGATAGCTTTCCCCCAGCTACGTAGAACTGGAATACAAAATGACATGGCGGCAACTTCATCGATTCAATTTCAGCCACATTCCAAGCACTGACGATATGTCGACGTGAATCCGGATTGTTTTTGATAGCCTCAATGACATTCGCAATTTGATCAATATGTTGTCCGTCCGGTGTTTCCCATGCGCGCCATTGCGATCCATACACAGGTCCCAGATTCCCCTGCTCGTCTGCCCATTCATCCCAAATGCTAACTCCGTTCTCCTTGAGATAAGCAATATTGGTATCCCCTCGCAAAAACCATAACAGCTCATGTATAACGGATTTCAAATGTACTCTTTTAGTGGTCACCAACGGGAAGCCCTTGGCCAGATCAAAACGAAGTTGCCTTCCGAACACAGATAATGTTCCCGTCCCTGTCCGATCCTCTTTTTTCACTCCGTTCTCTAAAATATCCTCCAACAATTCCAAGTAGTTGCGCACGTTGTTTCTCTCCTTTGAGTATGAATAAAAAACCGCATCGTCAATTTTTAATTTTTAAAATTCTCAATCTACCCCATTAATCTATATTTAGTTTATCATGTAGAGTACTTTTTTGACCATGTGCTGTGTGAATTTTCATGATAGTCCAATAATCTTAAAGTTTGAAAAAAAGAGACAAAGAGCGCAGTTATAGCGCTCCTTGCCTCTTTTTTCATGTATGAAAACCAAAAACAAGATAATGAAATGGAATTAGCGACGTGGCGCCAATGCGTGGATCGGATGACCCATTACGACTTCTGCAGCTTCCATCACAAGTTCGCCCAGTGTAGGGTGAGCATGGATAGTCAAGGAGATATCTTCGAGTGTAGCACCCATTTCAATCGCCAGACCCAGCTCAGCAATCAGGTTGGAAGCTTCCAGACCTACGATTTGCGTACCCAGTACCAGACCTGTATCTGCGTCAGCTACGATTTTTACAAAGCCTTCAGCAGCGTTCAGGGAAACGGCACGACCGTTTGCTCCATAAGAGAACTTGCCAACTTTGACATTATAGCCTTTTTCTTTAGCTTGTGTCTCTGTGTAGCCTACGCTAGAGCATTCTGGATCTGTGAACACAACAGCCGGAATACATTTATAGTCTACAACAGATGGTTGGCCAGCAATTACTTCAGCAGCTACTTTACCTTCGTAAGAAGCTTTGTGAGCCAGAGCAAGACCAGGAACAATATCGCCGATTGCGAAGATGTGAGGGATGCTTGTGCGTCCTTGGTGGTCAACTTTCACCATTCCGCGTTCATCCAGTTCTACACCGATCAAATCCAGACCCAGTTCACCGTCTGTATTTGGACGACGTCCAACAGTTACAAGCAGGTACTCAGCAGTTACTTCTTTGCTTTCACCGTTAACAGAGAATTTCACTGTTACATCTTTATCAGTTTGTTCCGCACTTTCCGCTTTAGCGCCAGTGAAGATTTCGATACCTGTTTTCTTCATGCTTTTCGAAACGATGGAAGTCATATCTTTATCGAAGCCAGGAAGAACAGTATCCATACCTTCAATGATCGTTACTTTGGAACCGAATTTGGAATACATTTGTCCAAGCTCTGCACCAATATATCCACCACCGATAACGATCAGGCTTTTCGGAATTTCAGGCAGGTTCAATGCTTCAGTAGAAGACAGAATGCGTCCGCCAAACGGGAATGGCTTCAATTCGATAGGACGGGAGCCTGTTGCGATAATTGCATTTTTAAAACGGTAACGTGGTGATTCATGTTCGTTGAATACACGCGCTTCGTTTTCGTTGATGAACATGCACTCACCGTTGAAAACTTCGACTTTGTTGCCTTTGAGCAAGCCGCTTACGCCGCCAGTCATTTTCTTAACAACACCGTTTTTGAATTCTTGTGTTTTTGCAAAATCTACTTTTACATTTTCAGCCGTAATACCGAAAGTTTCGCCATGTTTAGCTGCTTCGTATTGATGAGCTGCAGAGATCAAAGCTTTGGATGGAATACATCCACGATTCAAGCAGACACCGCCCAGCTCAGATTTGTCAACGATCAATACGCTTTGTCCCAATTGTGCGGCACGGATGGCAGCTACATAGCCGCCAGGACCCGCACCGATAACCAATGTGTCAATATCCAGAGAAGCGTCTCCTACTACCATTGATTACACCTCCATTACAAGCAGCTCAGGGTTAGCGAGCAGCTGTTTAATATAGTTCATGAAGTTTTGAGCAGTTGCACCGTCAATAATACGGTGGTCAAAGCTCAGGGAAAGAGCCATTACTGGAGCGGCAACAATTTCACCGTTTTTCACGACTGCTTTTTCACTGATGCGGCCAGTACCCAAAATTGCAACCTCAGGGAAGTTGATGATTGGAGTAAAGAACATACCGCCTGCGGAACCAATGTTCGTGATGGAAATCGTGCTTCCTCTCATTTCATTGGCAGCCAATTTACCATCACGACCGCGTACAGCCAGGTCACGAATGGAATCAGCAATCATCCAGATACTCTTACGATCAGCATCTTTGATAACAGGAACGATCAAGCCGTTGTCTGTATCTGTAGCGATACCAATGTTGTAGTATTTTTTGTAGACAATTTCGTTAGCTTCTTCGTCGATCGAGGCATTCAGAGCCGGGAATTGACGGGAAGCGGCAACCAAAGCTTTTACGATGAATGGCAGGTAAGTTACTTTTGTGCCTTTCTTCTCTGCAATTGGTTTGATACGAGTACGGAAAGCAACCAGCTCAGTTACATCCACTTCGTCCATAATTGTAACGTGTGGAGCCGTGTAAGCCGACTTAACCATAGCATTGGAAATTGCTTTACGGATACCTTTAAATGGTACGCGTTCTTCCTCAGCACGCGGATCTGCAGCTGGTGCGGATGGTGCTGCTGCTTTCGCTTCTTTTTTAGCTGGCTCTTGCGCTTTTGCAGCTTCTTTCGCTGCTGGTGCAGCCGCTTGGCCTCCACCATTTTTGAAAGCTTCTACATCTTCTTTAGTGATTTTACCGTTTTTGCCGGAGCCACTCACTTGAGCGATGTTAACACCTTGCTCACGTGCAAATTTGCGAACGCTAGGTGTAGCCAGTACGTCTTTGTTCGAAGCAGCAGGTGTTGCACCTGGTTGCGTGTTCGCTCCACCTTTGGCAGCATCCTCTTCTTGTTTA contains these protein-coding regions:
- the lpdA gene encoding dihydrolipoyl dehydrogenase; its protein translation is MVVGDASLDIDTLVIGAGPGGYVAAIRAAQLGQSVLIVDKSELGGVCLNRGCIPSKALISAAHQYEAAKHGETFGITAENVKVDFAKTQEFKNGVVKKMTGGVSGLLKGNKVEVFNGECMFINENEARVFNEHESPRYRFKNAIIATGSRPIELKPFPFGGRILSSTEALNLPEIPKSLIVIGGGYIGAELGQMYSKFGSKVTIIEGMDTVLPGFDKDMTSIVSKSMKKTGIEIFTGAKAESAEQTDKDVTVKFSVNGESKEVTAEYLLVTVGRRPNTDGELGLDLIGVELDERGMVKVDHQGRTSIPHIFAIGDIVPGLALAHKASYEGKVAAEVIAGQPSVVDYKCIPAVVFTDPECSSVGYTETQAKEKGYNVKVGKFSYGANGRAVSLNAAEGFVKIVADADTGLVLGTQIVGLEASNLIAELGLAIEMGATLEDISLTIHAHPTLGELVMEAAEVVMGHPIHALAPRR
- the thyA gene encoding thymidylate synthase, which gives rise to MRNYLELLEDILENGVKKEDRTGTGTLSVFGRQLRFDLAKGFPLVTTKRVHLKSVIHELLWFLRGDTNIAYLKENGVSIWDEWADEQGNLGPVYGSQWRAWETPDGQHIDQIANVIEAIKNNPDSRRHIVSAWNVAEIESMKLPPCHFVFQFYVAGGKLSCMLTMRSVDTFLGLPFNIASYALLTHMVAQQCGLEPGEFIWSGGDVHIYSNHIQQVHTQLERDPYPLPQLKILRKPESIFDYTYEDFVFENYEHHPGIKAPVAI
- a CDS encoding dihydrofolate reductase, producing MSISMIWAMAQNGVIGRDNSLPWRLPRDMAFFKEQTINKTVLMGRKTWESFGGKSLPNRRNVVLTRDERYQAEGAEVIHTLEEGLQLAQKEELMVIGGAEIYSLFWPHADRLIVTRIEETFEGDTTFPELDWSGWTIVSETPGIKDDKNLYDYRFVVYERTG
- a CDS encoding 2-oxo acid dehydrogenase subunit E2 — its product is MAKFEYKFPELGEGLHEGEIIKMHIKPGDKVTDDDIIMEVQNDKAVVEVPCPVNGTVQEVFAKDGDVFNVGQVVAVIDAEGELPEQEDAPEAPAASPEPSAAAQGGAAGAARFEYKFPELGEGLHEGEIIKMHIKPGDKVTDDDIIMEVQNDKAVVEVPCPVNGTVQEVFAKDGDIFNVGQVVAVIAAEGELPEQEEAPAAVKQEEDAAKGGANTQPGATPAASNKDVLATPSVRKFAREQGVNIAQVSGSGKNGKITKEDVEAFKNGGGQAAAPAAKEAAKAQEPAKKEAKAAAPSAPAADPRAEEERVPFKGIRKAISNAMVKSAYTAPHVTIMDEVDVTELVAFRTRIKPIAEKKGTKVTYLPFIVKALVAASRQFPALNASIDEEANEIVYKKYYNIGIATDTDNGLIVPVIKDADRKSIWMIADSIRDLAVRGRDGKLAANEMRGSTISITNIGSAGGMFFTPIINFPEVAILGTGRISEKAVVKNGEIVAAPVMALSLSFDHRIIDGATAQNFMNYIKQLLANPELLVMEV